One window of Corynebacterium accolens genomic DNA carries:
- a CDS encoding thymidylate synthase — MSDTSTASSATIKTPYEDLLRRVLESGTAKGDRTGTGTRSIFGAQLRYNLAESFPLLTTKKVYFHGVVGELLWFLRGDSNVKFLQDNNVRIWNEWADENGDLGPVYGVQWRSWPTPDGSHIDQIQQALDTLKNNPDSRRNLVSAWNVSELDQMALMPCHLLFQLYVANDTLSLQVYQRSADMFLGVPFNIASYAALTHMFAQQAGLKVGDLIWTGGDCHIYNNHIEQVQEQLSREPREYPQLKLNKAKDLFSYDFADFEVQGYDPHPAIKAQVSV; from the coding sequence ATGAGTGATACGTCCACCGCCTCTAGTGCCACTATCAAAACCCCGTATGAGGATCTCCTCCGCCGCGTCCTCGAATCAGGCACGGCCAAAGGCGATCGCACCGGCACCGGCACGCGCTCCATCTTCGGCGCACAGCTGCGCTATAACCTGGCCGAATCCTTCCCGCTGCTGACCACAAAGAAGGTCTACTTTCACGGGGTCGTCGGCGAGCTGCTGTGGTTCCTGCGCGGCGATTCCAATGTGAAATTCCTGCAGGATAATAACGTGCGCATTTGGAACGAGTGGGCCGATGAGAATGGCGATTTGGGCCCGGTCTATGGCGTGCAGTGGCGTTCCTGGCCCACCCCGGATGGGAGCCACATCGACCAAATTCAGCAGGCGCTCGATACTCTAAAGAATAACCCGGACTCGCGCCGCAACCTGGTCTCCGCGTGGAATGTATCTGAGCTCGACCAGATGGCGCTTATGCCCTGCCACCTGCTCTTCCAGCTCTACGTAGCCAATGACACGCTGTCCCTGCAGGTATACCAGCGCTCGGCGGATATGTTCTTGGGCGTTCCCTTCAATATCGCCTCCTATGCGGCGCTGACCCACATGTTTGCTCAGCAGGCCGGCCTCAAGGTGGGCGATCTCATCTGGACCGGCGGCGATTGCCACATCTACAACAATCACATCGAGCAGGTCCAGGAGCAGCTTTCCCGCGAGCCGCGTGAGTACCCGCAGCTTAAACTCAACAAGGCGAAGGACCTCTTCTCCTATGACTTCGCCGATTTTGAGGTGCAGGGCTACGACCCGCACCCGGCCATCAAGGCGCAGGTGTCGGTCTAA
- a CDS encoding TetR/AcrR family transcriptional regulator, translated as MAQTPRERAREQTMTRIIELGRQQLASGGVEALNLRAIARELGIVPSGIYRYVPDRASLITLLIVDAFDSLDGAVVRRDDPSAQPRERFIGLVGAMRQWALEFPQRWGLIYGTPIVGYQAPAAETIAAGTKVSRRLAALLEQSTVASLGQRSRQLDADMEAAAKDMGSELSADAMEMALEAWVRIIGLINAEVFGYLGRDTLSEFAEFHTRAVSRLADELGL; from the coding sequence ATGGCACAAACCCCACGCGAGCGCGCCCGAGAGCAGACGATGACCCGCATCATCGAGCTGGGACGGCAGCAACTAGCTAGTGGTGGTGTAGAGGCGCTGAACCTACGGGCCATAGCCCGTGAGCTAGGAATCGTCCCTTCTGGTATTTACCGCTACGTACCGGATAGGGCGAGCCTTATTACTCTCCTCATTGTTGATGCTTTTGACTCCCTTGATGGGGCAGTGGTGCGGCGCGATGATCCGAGTGCGCAACCGCGTGAGCGATTCATTGGCCTCGTAGGTGCGATGAGGCAGTGGGCCCTTGAATTTCCGCAACGGTGGGGGCTGATTTACGGCACCCCGATTGTGGGCTATCAAGCGCCAGCTGCCGAGACGATAGCAGCGGGTACCAAAGTTAGCCGCCGCCTCGCCGCCTTGCTAGAACAGTCTACGGTCGCGTCGTTGGGGCAGCGATCGCGCCAACTGGATGCAGATATGGAGGCAGCCGCGAAAGATATGGGCTCCGAGCTCAGCGCGGACGCCATGGAAATGGCGTTGGAGGCTTGGGTGAGGATCATCGGGCTGATCAACGCCGAGGTTTTCGGCTACCTAGGGCGCGATACGCTGAGCGAGTTCGCTGAGTTCCATACCCGCGCTGTGTCGCGGCTCGCCGATGAGTTAGGGCTCTAA
- a CDS encoding 3'(2'),5'-bisphosphate nucleotidase CysQ produces MTVEISDSRLTNSLAQGCGEILKGVRNGGLLRGLSLGDAGDDAAQEWIARVLEQHRPDDGVLSEEASDDLARLKKKRVWIVDPLDGTKEFATGRQDWAVHIALVEDGTPAHAAVGLPDYGVTFKSSDVRAVAGPLSKKFVISRNRPPKVAGYIAEKMGYETEGVGSAGAKAMHVLLGDYDGYIHAGGQYEWDQAAPVGVAMAAGLHCSRLDGSPITFNNEDTFIPDLLICRPELKDEILEHAAAFAADNGGF; encoded by the coding sequence ATGACCGTCGAGATTTCTGATTCCCGCCTGACCAATTCGCTCGCCCAAGGCTGCGGCGAGATTTTAAAAGGTGTGCGCAATGGTGGCCTGCTGCGGGGCCTTTCGCTTGGCGATGCCGGCGATGACGCCGCCCAAGAATGGATCGCCCGCGTATTAGAACAGCACCGGCCCGACGATGGCGTGCTCTCTGAGGAAGCCTCCGATGACCTTGCCCGGCTAAAAAAGAAGCGCGTCTGGATCGTGGACCCGCTAGACGGCACCAAGGAATTTGCCACCGGCCGCCAGGACTGGGCGGTCCACATCGCCCTCGTTGAGGACGGCACCCCAGCCCACGCCGCGGTGGGCCTGCCGGATTACGGCGTGACCTTCAAGTCCTCCGATGTGCGCGCCGTCGCCGGCCCGCTATCCAAGAAATTCGTCATCTCCCGCAACCGCCCGCCCAAGGTGGCCGGCTACATCGCAGAAAAAATGGGCTATGAAACCGAGGGCGTCGGCTCCGCCGGGGCCAAGGCCATGCACGTTCTGCTGGGCGATTATGACGGTTATATTCACGCCGGCGGCCAATACGAATGGGACCAGGCCGCCCCGGTAGGCGTTGCCATGGCAGCGGGCCTGCACTGCTCTCGCCTCGACGGCAGCCCCATCACCTTCAATAACGAGGACACCTTCATCCCCGATCTGCTCATCTGCCGCCCCGAGCTCAAAGACGAGATTCTAGAGCACGCCGCGGCCTTTGCTGCAGACAATGGCGGATTTTAG